From Lacerta agilis isolate rLacAgi1 chromosome Z, rLacAgi1.pri, whole genome shotgun sequence, the proteins below share one genomic window:
- the NUP188 gene encoding nucleoporin NUP188 homolog isoform X2 yields MLRKLRSSRELWTILLGRSALREPAQIEEELNKHWRRLLEGLSYYKPPSASSAEKVKADKNVAAPLKELSLRTSKFLGLDEEQSVQLLQCFLQEDYRGTRDSLKDVLEDERQSQALILKLADYYYEERICILRCVLQLLTYFQDERHPYMAQYSHCVEKLDKELVPNFRKQFEELYQSEAPTWETHGSLMTERQVSRWFMQCLREQSMLLEVIFLYYAYFEMAAEELLTFTKMFKDQGFGSRQTNRHLVEESMDHLVERIGYFSALILVEGMEIDSLHERVLDDRKEEHKFSGTGQIRQEMDCLLLTLGDVTHHAPVLLAWALLRHMLSPEESPSTIRRMGSTAIQLNVFQYLTKLLRSISSEGNCIASTACMCIYGLLSFVLTSLELHTLGNQQDIIDTACEVLASSSIPPLFWKTEPSAGLGIILDSVCGMFPHLLSPLLQLLTALVSDKSTAKKVYSFLDKMSFYIEVYKHKPPDVVSHEDGTLWRRQAPKLLYPLGLGQTNLRIPQGTVGQVMLDDQAYLVRWEYSYSSWTLFTCEIEMLLHVVSTADVIQHCQRVKPIIDLVHKVISTDVSIADCLLPITSRIYMLLQRLTTVISPPVDVIASCVNCLTVLASRMPAKVWMDLHHTGFLPFVANPVSSMSHMISAEGMNAGGYGSLLMSIEQPQGEYGVTTSFLHLVMTLVRGQLGNTQSQGLVPCIVFVLKEMLPNYHKWRYNSHGVREKIGCLILQLIHAILNLSPEMETQSSGAPSLQSLCIFSLANTEAGQAVINIMGIGVDTIDMVMATQSSSDESHGQGQLLIQTVKLAFSVTNNVIRLKPPSNVVSPLEHSLTQHGAHRNNLIAILAKYIYHKHDPALPRLAIQLLKRLATVAPMSVYACLGNDAAAIRDAFLTRLQSKIEDMRIKVMILEFLTVAVETQPGLIELFLNLEVKDGTDGSKEFNLGEWSCLHVVLELIDTKQQERYWCPPLLQRAAIAFLHALWQDRRDSAMLVLRTKPKFWANLTNPLFGTLPPPSETSELSILDTCALIMKIICLEIYYVVKGSLDQSLKDTLKKFSTEKRFAYWSGYVQSLAFHMAETEDTGCTSMSEYQMLISAWRMMLIVSSSHADIMHLTDSEVQQLFLEVLSGTEALLLVPTSVCCLQLGSMLCTLLLILLRQWKSELGSVDKIINSLTKILDGVLQADQQMMEKTKAKVFSALITVLQMKQMKVSEIPEYSQLVLSVCETLQEEFIALFDQTRHCLTFGDSADDKDSMETDDASRHKQKDQRDGVCVLGLHLAKELCEVDEDGDYWLQVTRKIPLLPTLFTTLEISLRVKQNLHFTEASLHLLLTLARTQQGAEAVAGAGIMQSICLPLLSVYHLSSDGAGQVPASLRKSLDAPSWPGVYRLSISLMERLLKTLRYNFLTEALDFVGVHQERILQCLTAVRTVQNLACLEEADHTVGFILQLSNFLKEWHFNLPQLLRDVQVNLCYLCQACTSLLHSRKMLQHYIQTKNGEPLQSAILPHVQRPPQTSAKPPSPETEAAEQKALHAVQYSLLKILSKSLAALRHFTPDVCQILLDQSLDLAEYNILFMLSFTTPAFDSEVPPSFGTLLATVNVALNMLGELDKMKEPFTAAAGLATQQEGNKTLKSLLMFTMENCFYLLISQALRYLKDPAVHPRDKQRMKQELSSELSTLLSSLSRYFRRGGPSSASVSILPSSQGKSSSKLGPEGQEPIFQLVQAFVRHMQR; encoded by the exons atgcttagaaagttgag AAGCAGCCGAGAACTGTGGACCATTCTGTTGGGCAGATCAGCTCTGAGAGAACCA GCTCAGATTGAGGAAGAGTTGAATAAACACTGGCGGAGGCTGCTCGAAGGACTTTCTTACTACAAGCCACCCAG TGCAAGTTCAGCCGAGAAAGTGAAAGCTGACAAAAATGTGGCTGCTCCGCTGAAGGAGTTGAGTCTGAGAACCAGCAAGTTCTTG GGTTTGGATGAAGAGCAAAGCGTGCAGCTGTTACAGTGTTTTCTTCAAGAAGATTATAGGGGGACCAGAGACTCATTAAAG GATGTTCTGGAAGACGAAAGGCAGAGTCAGGCTTTGATACTGAAG CTTGCTGACTATTACTATGAAGAGCGGATCTGTATCCTGCGCTGTGTCCTCCAGCTTCTCACATATTTCCAGGATGAGAGACACCCTTACATG GCCCAGTATTCTCATTGTGTGGAAAAACTGGATAAGGAGCTGGTTCCTAATTTCAGGAAGCAGTTTGAGGAGCTGTACCAATCTGAAGCACCCACATGGGAGACCCACGGAAGTCTAATG ACCGAGCGGCAGGTGTCTCGCTGGTTCATGCAGTGCCTCCGGGAGCAGTCAATGCTGCTGGAAGTCATTTTCCTCTACTATGCCTACTTCGAGATGGCAGCAGAAGAGCTGTTGACTTTCACCAAAATGTTCAAAGATCAGGGGTTTGGCTCCCGGCAGACCAACAGGCACCTGGTGGAAGAAAGCATGGATCATCTTGTCGAGCGCATCGG GTACTTCAGTGCTCTCATTCTAGTGGAAGGCATGGAAATCGACTCTCTGCATGAGCGCGTGTTGGATGACAGGAAAGAGGAGCATAAATTCTCTGGCACTGGGCAGATCCGCCAA GAGATGGACTGCTTGCTGTTAACTCTCGGGGATGTCACACATCATGCCCCAGTTCTTTTGGCCTGGGCTTTGCTGCGCCACATGTTGAGCCCCGAAGAGTCTCCTAGCACGATCAGAAGGATGGGCAGCACAGCTATTCAGCTGAATGTATTTCAGTACCTCACCAAGCTTCTCCGATCAATTAGCAGCGAGGGAAAT TGCATCGCCAGCACAGCCTGCATGTGCATTTATGGCCTGCTCTCCTTTGTGCTGACCTCATTGGAGTTGCACACATTGGGCAATCAGCAG GACATAATAGATACAGCGTGTGAAGTTCTGGCTTCTTCTAGCATTCCTCCACTGTTCTGGAAAACA GAGCCAAGTGCAGGTCTGGGCATTATTTTGGACAGTGTCTGCGGGATGTTCCCCcaccttctctctcctcttctgcagTTACTCACAGCCCTTGTGTCTGATAAATCTACAGCAAAAAAG GTCTATAGCTTCTTGGATAAGATGTCTTTCTACATAGAGGTCTACAAGCACAAGCCTCCCGATGTAGTCTCTCATGAAGACGGTACCCTGTGGCGAAGGCAGGCACCGAAGCTGCTCTATCCCCTtg GGCTGGGCCAGACAAACCTACGGATACCTCAGGGAACAGTGGGCCAGGTGATGCTGGATGACCAGGCCTATTTGGTACGATGGGAGTACTCCTACAGCAGCTGGACTCTGTTCACTTGTGAGATTGAGATGCTGTTGCATGTAGTGTCGACTGCAG ATGTCATTCAGCACTGCCAGAGGGTTAAGCCAATCATTGATCTGGTTCACAAAGTCATCAGCACTGATGTGTCAATCGCCGATTGTCTCCTGCCCATTACTTCACGGATCTACATGCTGTTACAAAG gctgactACTGTTATTTCTCCCCCGGTTGATGTTATTGCTTCTTGCGTCAACTGTTTGACGGTCCTAGCCTCTCGGATGCCTGCAAAG GTTTGGATGGATCTTCATCACACAGGCTTTTTACCATTTGTTGCCAATCCGGTCTCTAGTATGAGTCACATGATCAG TGCAGAAGGGATGAATGCTGGAGGCTATGGCAGTCTGCTGATGAGTATTGAGCAGCCGCAGGGTGAATATGGTGTGACGACCTCCTTCCTGCATTTAGTCATGACACTTGTACGG ggGCAGCTTGGCAACACCCAAAGCCAAGGTCTGGTGCCGTGCATCGTGTTTGTCCTGAAGGAGATGCTCCCCAACTACCACAAATggcgctacaactcccatggaGTGAGAGAGAAAATTG GTTGCCTTATCCTGCAGCTGATTCATGCTATCCTTAATCTGTCCCCTGAGATGGAAACTCAGAGCAG TGGGGCCCCTAGCCTGCAGTCCCTCTGCATCTTCAGCCTGGCCAACACGGAAGCAGGACAGGCCGTCATAAACATCATGGGCATTGGCGTGGACACCATTGATATGGTGATGGCGACACAGTCCAGCAG TGATGAGTCTCATGGCCAGGGCCAGCTGCTCATCCAGACAGTGAAACTGGCATTCTCTGTCACCAATAACGTCATCCGGTTGAAGCCGCCGTCCAATGTGGTGTCTCCTCTGGAACATTCTCTTACGCAGCATG GTGCCCACAGGAACAACCTGATTGCTATCTTGGCCAAATATATCTACCACAAACACGACCCTGCCTTGCCACGCCTCGCCATCCAGCTTCTGAAGCGGCTTGCCACA gttGCTCCAATGTCTGTCTATGCCTGCCTTGGAAATGACGCTGCTGCCATCCGTGATGCCTTCCTGACACGCCTGCAGAGCAAAATCGAGGACATGCGCATCAAAGTCATGATTCTCGAGTTCCTCACCGTTGCTGTGGAAACACAGCCTGGCCTCATTGAGCTGTTCCTCAATCTGGAAGTAAAGGATGGGACTGATGGATCAAAG GAATTCAACTTAGGAGAGTGGAGCTGCCTTCACGTGGTTCTGGAGCTGATAGACACCAAACAGCAGGAGCGGTACTGGTGTCCCCCTCTTCTCCAGCGAGCTGCAATTGCCTTCCTTCATGCCCTCTGGCAGGACCGCCGGGATAGTGCTATGTTAGTCCTCCGCACCAA GCCAAAGTTTTGGGCAAATTTAACTAACCCACTCTTTGGAACCCTTCCTCCGCCCTCTGAAACATCTGAG CTCAGCATCTTGGACACCTGTGCCTTGATCATGAAAATCATTTGTCTGGAGATCTACTATGTAGTCAA GGGTTCTTTGGACCAGTCGCTGAAAGACACACTGAAGAAGTTTTCCACGGAGAAGCGCTTTGCTTACTGGTCAGGCTacgttcagtccctggcattccACATGGCAGAGACGGAAGACACCGGCTGCACCTCTATGTCAGAGTATCAGATGCTGATCTCTGCATGGCGGATGATGCTGATTGTTTCTTCCAGCCAC GCCGACATCATGCACTTGACTGACTCTGAAGTCCAGCAGCTGTTCCTGGAGGTCCTGAGTGGGACTGAGGCTTTG TTGCTGGTTCCCACTTCGGTGTGTTGTCTGCAGCTGGGATCCATGCTGTGCACCCTCCTCTTAATCCTGCTGAGACAGTGGAAGAG CGAGTTGGGTTCTGTGGATAAAATCATAAATTCCTTAACGAAGATTCTGGATGGAGTGCTGCAGGCAGACCAGCAGATGATGGAAAAGACAAAGGCCAAAGTGTTCTCTGCTCTCATCACAGTCCTGCAAATGAAGCAGATGAAAG TGAGTGAGATTCCTGAGTATTCCCAGCTGGTGTTGAGCGTGTGTGAAACACTCCAGGAGGAATTCATTGCGCTTTTTGACCAGACTCGGCATTGTCTGACTTTTGGGGACTCAGCAGATGACAAAGACAGCATGGAAACAGACGATGCCTCCCGGCATAAACAGAAAGACCAGCGAGATGGG GTGTGTGTGCTGGGGCTTCACCTGGCGAAGGAGCTCTGTGAAGTGGATGAGGATGGGGATTATTGGCTGCAAGTTACCCGGAAGATCCCACTGCTCCCAACTCTCTTCACCACTCTGGAGATAAGCTTAAGAGTGAAGCAGAACCTGCACTTCACAGAAGCCTCATTGCACCTGCTGTTGACCTTGGCCAGGACCCAGCAG GGGGCAGAAGCTGTGGCTGGAGCTGGCATCATGCAGAGCATTTGCTTGCCTCTTTTGAGCGTGTACCATTTGAGCAGTGATGGAGCTGGTCAG GTGCCGGCTTCATTGCGGAAATCTCTGGATGCCCCTTCCTGGCCAGGAGTCTATCGCCTTTCCATCTCCTTGATGGAGCGCCTTCTGAAGACATTGCGGTACAACTTCCTAACTGAAGCCTTGGACTTTGTGGGCGTCCATCAAGAGAGGATCCTTCAG TGCCTGACTGCAGTCCGGACTGTACAGAATTTGGCCTGCCTTGAAGAAGCAGATCATACGGTTGGGTTCATTCTTCAGCTCTCTAACTTCCTGAAGGAGTGGCATTTCAACCTGCCCCAGCTTCTAAGAGACGTGCAG GTGAACCTGTGTTACCTGTGCCAGGCCTGCACTTCACTTCTGCACAGTCGAAAAATGCTGCAACACTACATACAG ACCAAGAATGGAGAGCCCCTTCAGTCTGCCATCCTGCCTCATGTCCAGCGCCCCCCACAGACCTCTGCCAAGCCTCCCAGTCCGGAGACAGAGGCTGCTGAGCAGAAAGCTCTGCATGCTGTGCAGTACAGCCTCCTTAAAATCCTCAGCAAGTCCCTCGCTGCCCTGCGCCACTTCACTCCGGATGTCTGCCAAATCCTTCTTGATCAG TCACTGGACCTAGCCGAGTACAACATCCTTTTCATGCTGAGCTTCACCACTCCGGCTTTTGATTCTGAAGTGCCCCCCTCCTTTGGGACCCTCCTGGCCACAGTCAACGTGGCCCTGAACATGCTGGGAGAA